Proteins co-encoded in one Planctomycetaceae bacterium genomic window:
- the ribE gene encoding 6,7-dimethyl-8-ribityllumazine synthase, which yields MANTIQGILTATDATFAIVVSRFNDLITSKLVDGALGTITRLGGDDDKVDVVWVPGSYEIPLAASKLAASGKYSAVICVGAVIQGATSHHEYINSQVAAGIMRITQETGVPVTFGIITCESMDQALDRAGGKVGNKGTEAALAAIEMVNLLKQIG from the coding sequence ATGGCCAACACAATTCAAGGCATCCTGACTGCCACCGACGCCACGTTTGCCATCGTGGTTTCTCGTTTCAACGACCTGATCACGTCGAAACTCGTCGACGGAGCACTCGGCACCATCACACGGCTGGGCGGTGATGACGACAAAGTGGATGTTGTCTGGGTACCCGGCTCATACGAAATCCCGCTGGCAGCCTCCAAACTCGCGGCGAGCGGCAAATACTCGGCCGTCATCTGCGTGGGAGCTGTCATTCAGGGAGCAACCTCACACCACGAATACATCAACAGCCAGGTCGCGGCGGGGATCATGAGGATCACTCAGGAAACCGGCGTCCCCGTGACCTTTGGCATCATCACCTGCGAGAGCATGGACCAGGCCCTGGACCGAGCCGGCGGCAAAGTCGGTAACAAAGGCACCGAAGCCGCCCTGGCAGCGATTGAGATGGTGAATCTGCTGAAACAGATTGGGTGA
- a CDS encoding DUF2167 domain-containing protein has protein sequence MRTSVNLHKSGLRPGTFFRAAAVLIAAGLVSSMVGFTTVSAQDQNAELSDIDLSELDPETRRLVELYAQIQWTTGPSQADIGTNATVQVPEGYQLTGQAGSQIWNQLTENPPDSTLATLMPESRDWATMFSFDDVGYVKDDEKASLDADAIFESMREATEASNSYRTSQGWSPIHMDSWIVEPRYDETTNHLVWAFRVRDDSGAVSANYSMRLLGRRGVMNVLVVAEESQMQEAVDATNSILNGFDYKPGHRYGEFSAGDKVAEYGLTALIAGGGLVAASKMGLLAKLGKFIKVIVIGFIALCSGVWRFLTGRRSEA, from the coding sequence ATGCGGACCAGCGTTAACCTCCATAAATCCGGACTCCGTCCCGGCACGTTTTTCCGCGCGGCTGCAGTGCTGATCGCCGCCGGGCTGGTGTCTTCAATGGTTGGTTTCACAACCGTGTCCGCCCAGGATCAGAACGCGGAGTTATCCGACATTGATTTATCGGAGCTCGATCCCGAGACGCGCCGGCTGGTTGAGCTTTATGCTCAAATCCAGTGGACCACCGGTCCTTCGCAGGCGGACATCGGTACGAACGCAACGGTCCAGGTTCCCGAGGGCTATCAATTGACGGGACAGGCCGGGTCGCAGATCTGGAACCAACTCACGGAAAACCCGCCCGACAGCACGCTGGCCACGCTGATGCCCGAATCCCGCGACTGGGCGACGATGTTCTCGTTCGATGACGTCGGATACGTCAAGGACGACGAGAAGGCCTCGCTGGACGCAGACGCCATCTTCGAATCGATGAGGGAAGCCACGGAGGCTTCAAATTCCTATCGCACGTCGCAGGGCTGGAGTCCGATCCACATGGACAGTTGGATTGTCGAGCCCCGGTACGACGAAACCACCAACCATCTGGTCTGGGCGTTTCGAGTTCGGGACGACAGCGGCGCTGTCAGCGCGAACTACAGCATGAGACTGCTCGGACGCCGCGGCGTCATGAACGTTCTGGTGGTTGCCGAAGAATCGCAGATGCAGGAAGCCGTCGACGCGACCAACTCGATTCTCAACGGATTTGATTACAAGCCCGGTCACCGGTATGGGGAGTTCAGTGCCGGTGACAAGGTTGCGGAATACGGATTGACCGCACTGATTGCCGGCGGAGGTCTGGTCGCGGCATCAAAAATGGGCCTGCTGGCAAAGCTCGGGAAGTTCATCAAGGTCATCGTGATTGGCTTCATCGCCCTGTGCAGCGGTGTCTGGAGATTCCTGACCGGCCGACGAAGCGAGGCGTAG
- the sthA gene encoding Si-specific NAD(P)(+) transhydrogenase encodes MIAASNHYDVVVIGSGPAGQNAAVEAGRRGARVLIIEREKRVGGACVQYGTIPSKTLRETAVTLTAFRRRSGNVYNISQDCHLSIASLMTRLEQVVNAHQDATECCLEMAGVERAYGRGSFVAADEVKIESVDGRSWAVLADKVVIATGSRPRTASHIAVDHENILDSDSILSMTYLPQSIAVLGSGVIACEYASTFAALGVKVVMIDKWPAPLGFLDADLVAVFLSRFQANGGRFRGGCGVRSVVWDGVSQVEVSLDSGEVIRADKALAAMGRIANLDSLQIENAGLRANDRELLDVNEFCQTSVPNIYAVGDAIGPPALASTSMEQGRRAVCHALNESHCATADLIPTGIYTIPEMAMIGLSEKQAIERHGAAIVGTVPFDRLARAHIMASDGGLLKLVADGAGRQLLGIQIAGDTASELIHPGQLAMLGNIPIDAFAGTIFNFPTMAEAYRLAALEILHRRPATAGFRPVQATCHA; translated from the coding sequence ATGATCGCAGCCAGCAATCATTATGATGTCGTCGTCATAGGCAGCGGTCCGGCCGGCCAGAATGCTGCCGTCGAAGCCGGCCGCCGCGGCGCCCGCGTGCTGATCATCGAACGCGAAAAGCGAGTCGGCGGCGCATGTGTCCAGTACGGAACGATTCCCAGCAAGACTCTGCGGGAAACAGCCGTCACGCTGACAGCTTTCCGCCGCCGCAGCGGAAACGTCTACAACATTTCCCAGGACTGCCACCTCAGCATCGCCAGCCTGATGACGCGGCTTGAGCAGGTCGTGAACGCTCACCAGGATGCCACCGAGTGCTGTCTGGAAATGGCGGGTGTTGAGCGTGCCTACGGCCGGGGATCGTTTGTTGCCGCCGACGAAGTGAAGATTGAAAGCGTCGACGGGCGTTCCTGGGCTGTCCTTGCCGATAAGGTCGTAATCGCCACGGGTTCGCGGCCGCGAACGGCGTCGCACATCGCCGTCGATCACGAAAACATTCTGGACAGCGACTCCATTCTGTCCATGACGTATCTGCCGCAGTCGATCGCGGTTCTGGGCAGCGGAGTCATCGCGTGTGAGTACGCGTCGACGTTTGCCGCACTGGGCGTGAAGGTCGTGATGATCGACAAGTGGCCCGCTCCGCTGGGGTTTCTCGACGCTGACCTGGTGGCCGTGTTTTTGAGTCGCTTTCAGGCCAACGGAGGCAGGTTTCGCGGAGGCTGCGGCGTGCGGTCGGTTGTCTGGGACGGTGTCAGCCAGGTGGAAGTCTCGCTGGATTCCGGTGAAGTGATCCGCGCCGACAAAGCTCTGGCTGCAATGGGACGAATTGCCAACCTGGATTCCCTGCAGATCGAAAACGCCGGCCTGCGGGCGAATGACCGCGAACTGCTGGACGTCAACGAATTCTGCCAGACATCGGTTCCGAACATCTATGCCGTCGGCGACGCCATCGGTCCGCCGGCGCTGGCGTCCACATCCATGGAACAGGGACGGCGAGCCGTCTGCCACGCATTGAACGAATCCCACTGCGCAACAGCGGATCTGATTCCGACCGGGATCTACACGATTCCGGAAATGGCGATGATCGGTTTGTCCGAAAAGCAGGCCATCGAACGTCATGGCGCGGCGATTGTAGGCACGGTTCCCTTCGACCGGCTTGCGCGAGCTCACATCATGGCTTCCGATGGCGGACTGCTGAAACTCGTCGCGGACGGTGCCGGTCGGCAGCTTCTGGGAATTCAGATCGCCGGAGATACCGCGTCGGAACTGATTCATCCCGGCCAGTTGGCAATGCTGGGAAACATCCCGATCGACGCTTTCGCGGGCACAATTTTCAACTTCCCCACAATGGCGGAAGCCTATCGACTGGCGGCTCTGGAAATCCTGCATCGACGGCCTGCAACTGCTGGTTTCCGACCCGTGCAGGCGACCTGTCACGCCTGA
- the aroA gene encoding 3-phosphoshikimate 1-carboxyvinyltransferase — MNEALCIVPVARPVVGTIRPPGSKSITNRALILAALAQGTSTLTGVLDSQDTRVMLESLQRLGLSVTHDADAATCEVVGCGGKLKRDRSKRGVFREGEAPAEPLPPTASNLPRGSAGASPSHSDIGESNAGNPRDLQSADLWLENSGTSIRFLTSLCALGTGRYRLDGVERMRQRPIGDLVHTLNLLGAFVECEHAGSECPPVIVDGSLGRLSGGTALIRGDISSQFLSSLLMSAPAAAEPIELTVDGDLVSKPYVTMTVEMMRSFGVEVAHPPDLSSFLIEPQSYTGRRYEIEPDASAASYFFAVAAVTGGEVTVTGLSRNALQGDIHFVDALQQMGCEVRWAENSVTVIGRPLHGIDIDMNQISDTAQTLAVAAVFADSPTRIRNVEHMRHKETDRVSAVVNELRRAGIKADEFDDGLTIHPGQPQPADVSTYDDHRMAMSFSLLGLKAAGIRILDPGCTAKTYPNYFEDLDALCREARK; from the coding sequence ATGAACGAGGCTCTCTGCATTGTCCCCGTAGCGCGCCCTGTCGTCGGCACGATTCGCCCGCCGGGATCGAAGAGCATCACTAATCGCGCTCTGATTCTGGCGGCTCTGGCGCAGGGCACGTCCACGCTGACCGGAGTGTTGGACAGCCAGGACACGCGAGTCATGCTCGAAAGTCTGCAGCGGCTGGGGCTGAGTGTCACTCACGATGCGGACGCGGCCACATGCGAAGTCGTTGGCTGCGGAGGGAAGCTGAAGCGAGATCGGTCGAAGAGAGGCGTATTTCGGGAGGGCGAGGCTCCCGCCGAGCCGCTGCCACCCACGGCCTCCAATTTGCCTCGCGGCTCAGCAGGAGCTTCGCCCTCCCATAGCGACATCGGAGAATCAAACGCCGGAAATCCACGCGACCTTCAAAGTGCCGATCTCTGGCTGGAAAACAGTGGCACCAGCATTCGATTCCTGACATCGTTGTGTGCGTTGGGAACGGGTCGCTATCGTCTGGACGGTGTCGAACGCATGCGGCAGCGCCCGATCGGCGATCTCGTACACACGCTGAATCTGCTGGGAGCGTTCGTTGAATGTGAGCACGCGGGAAGTGAATGCCCGCCGGTAATCGTCGACGGATCGCTGGGGCGGCTCAGCGGCGGAACGGCGCTGATTCGAGGCGACATTTCCAGTCAGTTTCTCAGCAGTCTGCTGATGAGTGCTCCGGCGGCGGCGGAACCAATTGAACTGACGGTCGACGGCGATCTGGTCTCAAAACCATATGTCACAATGACCGTGGAAATGATGAGGTCGTTCGGTGTCGAAGTCGCTCACCCGCCCGATCTGTCGTCGTTTCTCATCGAACCGCAGTCGTACACGGGCCGCCGGTATGAAATCGAACCGGATGCTTCCGCGGCCAGCTACTTCTTCGCCGTCGCGGCGGTGACGGGTGGCGAAGTCACGGTGACCGGCCTGTCAAGGAACGCATTGCAGGGCGACATCCATTTTGTCGATGCACTGCAACAGATGGGTTGCGAAGTGCGCTGGGCGGAAAATTCCGTCACTGTGATCGGCAGGCCGCTGCACGGCATTGACATCGACATGAATCAGATCAGTGACACCGCTCAGACGTTGGCGGTTGCCGCGGTATTCGCCGATTCGCCGACAAGGATCCGTAACGTCGAACACATGCGTCATAAGGAAACGGATCGCGTTTCCGCGGTTGTCAATGAGCTTCGCCGAGCGGGAATCAAGGCCGACGAGTTCGACGATGGACTCACGATTCATCCCGGCCAGCCGCAGCCGGCCGACGTCTCAACCTACGACGATCACCGGATGGCGATGAGTTTTTCTCTTTTGGGATTGAAGGCCGCAGGCATTCGAATTCTCGACCCCGGATGTACGGCCAAGACGTATCCGAATTACTTCGAAGATCTCGACGCCTTGTGTCGCGAGGCACGCAAATGA
- a CDS encoding DinB family protein, whose protein sequence is MKSVITAFHFTRRYCELLLADIDDAQMTNLPHPGMNHPAWIVGHVALAADLGAQLLGEDMATDEAWMAMFGPGSTPVDDRSKYPSKADLLAMVTRTYDRLLDLLEAADPETTLLQPNQTPFFPDQFPTTGDLLTHLMTTHAMLHLGQLSAWRRCAGLNSVLGI, encoded by the coding sequence ATGAAAAGTGTCATCACCGCGTTTCACTTCACTCGCAGGTATTGTGAGCTGTTGCTTGCTGACATCGATGATGCTCAGATGACCAACCTGCCGCATCCGGGCATGAACCACCCGGCCTGGATCGTCGGGCATGTGGCTCTGGCGGCCGATCTCGGAGCACAGCTACTCGGCGAAGATATGGCCACCGATGAAGCCTGGATGGCGATGTTCGGGCCGGGATCAACTCCCGTCGATGATCGTTCGAAGTATCCGTCGAAGGCTGACCTGCTGGCGATGGTGACTCGGACGTACGACCGATTGCTGGATCTGCTCGAAGCGGCTGACCCCGAAACCACTTTGCTGCAGCCGAATCAGACACCATTCTTTCCGGACCAGTTTCCGACAACAGGCGATCTGCTGACACATTTGATGACGACCCACGCGATGCTGCATCTGGGACAGTTGTCGGCGTGGCGTCGTTGCGCGGGACTCAACAGTGTGCTGGGGATCTGA
- the nusB gene encoding transcription antitermination factor NusB, producing MPRRSDARRVALQMLYLIDQNPDADVRRIQEEITEQLRKDELVDFAWDLFRGVREVRDQLDDMIVSVAQNWRLDRMAPTDRNVLRLAIYEMHHMGTPVPVVLDEAIEVAREFGGQNSPGFVNGILDKLIPGQPQI from the coding sequence ATGCCTCGCCGTTCTGATGCTCGAAGAGTTGCCCTGCAGATGCTGTATCTGATTGACCAGAATCCCGATGCCGATGTGCGGCGGATTCAGGAGGAGATCACCGAGCAACTCAGGAAGGACGAACTCGTCGATTTCGCGTGGGATCTGTTTCGAGGTGTGCGGGAAGTGCGCGATCAGCTTGACGATATGATTGTCTCGGTCGCTCAGAACTGGCGGCTGGATCGGATGGCGCCGACCGATCGCAACGTACTGCGGCTGGCGATCTACGAAATGCACCACATGGGTACTCCGGTGCCCGTGGTGCTGGACGAAGCCATCGAAGTGGCTCGCGAATTCGGCGGACAGAATTCGCCCGGCTTCGTGAACGGAATCCTGGACAAGCTGATTCCCGGGCAGCCGCAAATTTAG
- the coaE gene encoding dephospho-CoA kinase (Dephospho-CoA kinase (CoaE) performs the final step in coenzyme A biosynthesis.), translating into MRRSDPVLSSPPRDPCFFSTDFIPRRSKLSSGISRRRSSSAPVVGILGGIGSGKSSVVKRVEGLKIRILDADRIGHELLSDPVIVAAILERFGKEIADEKGKICRSALADRVFGATDEHKTAKRDLEALLHPGIRQEIKAGIRTTPPDVDVVILDAALLLEAGWDSVCDILIFIDAPEQVRRERVMRNRNWPPDELRRREATQFSIEKKKQAADYVVDNSESIKSAADELTRILRKIVDGKDAGNP; encoded by the coding sequence TTGCGTCGTTCAGATCCAGTCCTCAGCTCGCCACCGCGAGATCCGTGTTTCTTCTCAACTGACTTCATTCCCCGCCGGTCAAAATTGTCTTCCGGTATTTCACGTCGTCGTTCTTCTTCCGCGCCGGTCGTCGGTATCCTGGGCGGTATCGGTTCGGGAAAATCATCCGTTGTGAAGCGAGTCGAGGGGCTGAAGATTCGCATTCTCGATGCCGATCGAATCGGCCACGAACTGCTGTCCGATCCCGTCATTGTCGCCGCCATTCTGGAACGCTTTGGAAAAGAAATTGCTGACGAGAAAGGTAAGATTTGCCGTTCCGCACTGGCTGACAGAGTTTTTGGAGCCACCGACGAACATAAGACCGCCAAACGTGACCTGGAAGCTCTTCTGCATCCCGGAATCCGACAGGAGATCAAAGCCGGAATTCGAACGACGCCGCCGGATGTGGACGTCGTCATACTTGACGCGGCACTCCTGCTGGAAGCCGGCTGGGATTCCGTGTGCGACATCCTGATTTTCATCGACGCGCCGGAACAGGTTCGCAGGGAACGAGTCATGCGAAATCGAAACTGGCCGCCGGACGAACTTCGCCGCCGTGAAGCGACGCAATTCAGCATTGAGAAAAAAAAACAGGCGGCGGACTACGTCGTCGATAATTCGGAGTCGATCAAATCAGCGGCCGACGAACTGACAAGGATACTTCGGAAAATCGTTGACGGAAAAGACGCCGGCAATCCTTAA
- a CDS encoding phospho-sugar mutase yields MNSELIARIDQAAAEGHLKADAPANVKDWLSKDCVAAYHSRIAELIEAADWDTLNELFWTSIPFGTGGRRGPMGEMGPATINDRTIAESAHGLAAYLRESGVTEGGSAVVTCDTRNNSMHFARLTATTLAAHGLRVYLFTSHRATPELSFAVRRLGCSVGVMISASHNPPADNGFKAYWSNGAQVIPPHDKGIIRQVEQAGDIPSIDYDDAVRDGKIELIGNEIDNAYIDEVAILSKSASRDISAVFTPLHGVGETSVFKVIQRLGFDSVEIFEDQRRADGNFPNVPKHLPNPELTEVFDPAIKWINETNHSAELVLASDPDADRLGVMARAADGNFRYLTGNQVGALITDYLLRKRKDAGTFSPEDYVVETLVTTPLTKAIAEGHGAQSVSELLVGFKYIAQTMEERGTDHFVFGTEESIGFLAGAYCRDKDAAIAAMYILELAAELKAEGRTLLDQLDSLYCRHGYHCEGQKSIYATGPTGKSKIDALMQTLRQKPPAQFGPIRFVEVADYKTGRRSNIPGGELLGPIENPRGDLLIYKSASDQPVRVQIAGRPSGTEPKIKFYFFCQSDLPGGKDLNQAKGAGDSVMKEVQTALGNWAEAQMSDS; encoded by the coding sequence ATGAACTCCGAACTTATCGCCAGAATCGATCAGGCCGCCGCTGAAGGACATCTGAAAGCGGACGCTCCCGCCAATGTCAAAGACTGGCTGTCAAAGGACTGCGTCGCCGCGTATCACAGCCGAATTGCTGAACTGATCGAAGCGGCGGACTGGGACACGCTGAATGAGTTGTTCTGGACATCAATCCCTTTCGGCACCGGCGGGCGCCGCGGGCCGATGGGAGAAATGGGGCCGGCAACAATCAACGACCGGACGATTGCGGAGTCCGCACACGGGCTGGCCGCGTACCTGCGCGAATCCGGTGTCACGGAAGGCGGTTCAGCAGTGGTGACGTGCGACACCCGGAACAACTCGATGCACTTCGCCCGGCTGACCGCAACAACGCTGGCGGCACACGGTCTACGGGTTTATCTGTTCACATCGCACCGGGCCACACCGGAACTGTCATTCGCCGTCCGACGGCTGGGATGCAGTGTCGGAGTGATGATTTCCGCGTCGCATAATCCGCCGGCGGACAACGGATTCAAAGCCTACTGGTCGAACGGTGCCCAGGTCATTCCACCACACGACAAGGGCATCATCCGGCAGGTCGAACAGGCCGGCGACATCCCGTCGATCGACTACGACGACGCGGTTCGCGACGGAAAAATCGAACTCATCGGCAACGAAATCGACAACGCCTATATCGACGAAGTGGCCATCCTGAGCAAGTCCGCAAGCCGCGATATCAGTGCGGTGTTCACTCCGCTGCACGGTGTCGGAGAAACGTCGGTCTTCAAAGTCATCCAGCGTCTGGGCTTCGACAGCGTTGAGATCTTCGAAGATCAGCGCCGGGCGGACGGCAATTTTCCCAACGTCCCGAAGCATCTGCCGAACCCCGAACTGACTGAAGTTTTCGATCCGGCAATCAAGTGGATCAACGAAACCAACCACAGCGCCGAACTGGTGCTGGCCTCCGATCCGGATGCTGACCGGCTGGGAGTCATGGCTCGCGCCGCCGACGGAAATTTCCGCTATCTGACGGGCAATCAGGTCGGAGCACTCATCACCGATTACCTGCTGCGCAAGCGCAAAGACGCCGGAACATTCAGTCCCGAAGATTATGTGGTCGAGACACTCGTGACGACGCCGCTGACGAAAGCGATCGCCGAAGGCCACGGTGCTCAGTCAGTCAGCGAACTGCTGGTCGGGTTCAAGTACATCGCGCAGACGATGGAAGAACGCGGCACGGATCACTTTGTCTTCGGCACGGAAGAATCGATCGGCTTTCTGGCGGGTGCCTACTGCCGCGACAAGGATGCTGCGATCGCCGCGATGTATATTCTGGAACTTGCCGCGGAACTGAAGGCCGAAGGACGGACGCTGCTGGATCAGCTCGACAGCCTGTACTGCCGTCACGGTTACCATTGCGAAGGTCAGAAATCCATCTATGCCACAGGGCCGACCGGGAAGTCAAAGATCGACGCCCTGATGCAGACACTGCGCCAAAAGCCGCCGGCTCAGTTTGGCCCGATTCGGTTTGTCGAGGTTGCTGACTACAAGACAGGCCGCCGCAGCAATATTCCCGGCGGTGAACTGCTCGGCCCGATTGAAAATCCTCGAGGCGATCTGCTGATCTACAAGTCGGCCTCCGACCAGCCTGTCCGCGTTCAGATCGCGGGCCGGCCATCCGGCACGGAACCGAAGATCAAATTCTACTTCTTCTGCCAGTCAGACCTGCCCGGAGGCAAAGACCTGAACCAGGCGAAAGGCGCCGGCGACAGCGTCATGAAGGAAGTACAGACGGCTCTGGGCAACTGGGCGGAAGCACAGATGTCGGATTCGTGA
- a CDS encoding HDOD domain-containing protein, with protein MTATSAAPAAGPSAALDEAVRSILYSDDVDLPVLPEVAAKLLQLTNDIDCEPRDLVDLIRRDQSLAGHLLRIANSTRYSGGQTVSSIQQALARLGLLRVREIVVLIHCQTRVFDVAGFEDVVRHSFRHSLATAAFAQEIARVRRLNVEEAFMSGLLHDVGRPVLLQELSDRRRDKQFTADDDTLLQAAEEHRIPLAARLIREWDLPARLSEAVLHQNSPMESETCGENSRIVNLAIQLSLHTLEGTLAADTDVLQHPMIAVLNLYPEQIAGICEKAHEILDWVESAA; from the coding sequence ATGACCGCGACATCCGCTGCGCCCGCTGCAGGCCCGTCGGCAGCACTCGACGAAGCCGTGCGATCCATCCTGTATTCCGACGACGTGGATCTTCCGGTGCTGCCGGAGGTCGCGGCAAAGCTGCTGCAACTGACGAATGACATTGACTGCGAACCGCGCGATCTTGTGGACCTGATCCGGCGCGACCAGTCACTGGCCGGACACCTGCTGCGGATCGCAAACTCCACGCGGTACTCCGGCGGACAGACCGTCTCGTCCATCCAGCAGGCGCTGGCTCGGCTGGGATTGCTGCGCGTGCGGGAAATCGTCGTGCTGATCCACTGTCAGACTCGCGTCTTCGACGTGGCCGGCTTTGAAGACGTCGTTCGGCATTCCTTCCGGCATTCGCTGGCGACCGCCGCGTTCGCGCAGGAAATCGCACGCGTCCGCCGGCTGAACGTGGAAGAGGCATTCATGAGCGGACTGTTGCACGACGTCGGGCGCCCCGTGCTGCTTCAGGAGTTGTCGGACCGTCGGCGTGACAAACAATTCACGGCCGACGACGACACACTGCTGCAGGCCGCTGAAGAACACCGCATCCCTCTGGCCGCGCGGCTGATCCGGGAATGGGACCTTCCCGCTCGACTATCGGAAGCCGTACTGCATCAGAACTCACCGATGGAATCAGAAACCTGCGGCGAGAATTCCCGGATTGTCAATCTGGCCATCCAACTTTCGCTGCACACACTGGAAGGCACGCTGGCCGCGGATACGGATGTGCTTCAGCACCCGATGATTGCGGTGCTGAATCTGTATCCGGAGCAAATCGCGGGGATTTGCGAAAAGGCCCACGAGATCCTTGACTGGGTGGAGTCCGCCGCATGA
- the rho gene encoding transcription termination factor Rho, protein MNRSTKPAQELSASASISRRTDERHSARIDEDEVPEAFSPSKVADFNIADLQRMSMKELLEIAKQEKLTEYNGLKKQDLIFRILKERTRLSGLMFGEGTLEILPDGFGFLRSPDYHYLPCPDDIYVSPSQIRRFGLRTGATVAGQIRPPKENERYFALLRVEAINGQDPNLLTAKVFFDDLTPLHPEKRLRLADNAEHISTRVVDLIAPIGLGQRGLIVSPPRAGKTVLLQQMASAVLRNHPDAYVIVLLIDERPEEVTDMERKLKGDNCEVVSSTFDEPTARHIQVSEMVIEKAKRMVEYGHDVIIFLDSITRLARAWNTEIPNSGKTLSGGVDAGALQHPKRFFGAARCVEEGGSLTIIATALVDTGSRMDEVIFEEFKGTGNTELHLDRRLVEKRIWPAIDVNRSGTRREELLMNEDELKLAWVLRRVLNDMNPVEAMELLVNRMKRTKSNEEFLLSMNLD, encoded by the coding sequence ATGAACCGATCCACAAAACCCGCCCAGGAACTGTCCGCTTCCGCCAGCATTTCACGCCGCACCGACGAACGTCATTCCGCGAGAATTGACGAAGACGAGGTTCCCGAGGCTTTTTCGCCGTCAAAAGTCGCTGACTTCAACATCGCCGATCTGCAGCGGATGTCCATGAAGGAACTGTTGGAGATCGCGAAGCAGGAAAAACTGACGGAATACAATGGGCTGAAGAAGCAGGATCTGATCTTCAGAATTCTTAAGGAACGCACGCGACTCAGCGGCCTGATGTTTGGCGAAGGGACGCTGGAAATCCTGCCGGACGGATTCGGTTTTCTGCGCAGCCCGGACTACCACTACCTGCCCTGCCCAGACGATATCTACGTCAGCCCCAGCCAGATTCGCCGCTTCGGGCTGCGTACCGGAGCCACCGTGGCGGGCCAGATTCGTCCGCCGAAGGAGAACGAACGGTACTTCGCCCTGCTGCGAGTCGAAGCCATCAACGGTCAGGATCCAAACCTGCTGACCGCCAAAGTCTTCTTCGACGACCTCACACCGCTGCACCCGGAAAAACGGCTGCGGCTGGCCGACAATGCCGAACACATCAGCACGCGAGTCGTCGATCTGATTGCTCCGATCGGCCTGGGACAGCGCGGCCTGATTGTGTCGCCGCCGCGGGCCGGCAAGACAGTCCTGCTGCAGCAAATGGCCAGCGCCGTTCTCAGGAATCATCCGGACGCCTACGTGATCGTGTTGCTGATCGACGAGCGCCCGGAAGAAGTCACCGACATGGAGCGCAAGCTGAAGGGCGACAATTGCGAAGTCGTCAGCAGCACGTTCGATGAACCTACGGCTCGGCACATTCAGGTGTCGGAAATGGTGATCGAAAAAGCCAAACGCATGGTCGAATACGGCCACGATGTCATCATCTTCCTGGATTCCATCACGCGTCTCGCCCGAGCATGGAACACGGAGATCCCCAACTCCGGCAAGACGCTTTCCGGCGGAGTCGACGCGGGAGCGCTCCAGCACCCGAAGCGCTTCTTCGGCGCGGCTCGCTGCGTCGAAGAAGGCGGCAGTCTGACGATCATCGCCACAGCTCTTGTCGATACCGGCAGCCGGATGGACGAAGTCATCTTCGAGGAATTCAAGGGTACCGGAAACACAGAACTGCATCTCGACCGGCGTCTGGTCGAAAAGCGCATCTGGCCGGCGATCGACGTCAATCGATCGGGTACTCGCCGCGAAGAACTGCTGATGAACGAAGATGAACTGAAGCTCGCCTGGGTCCTGCGCCGCGTGCTGAACGACATGAATCCGGTGGAAGCGATGGAACTGCTTGTTAACCGCATGAAACGCACGAAAAGTAATGAAGAATTTCTGTTGTCGATGAATCTGGATTGA